In Treponema sp. OMZ 798, the following proteins share a genomic window:
- a CDS encoding ABC transporter ATP-binding protein, with protein MQILKTEKLTKIYNNQVKALNGVNISIERGEFVAVMGSSGSGKSTLLHILGGVDRPTSGTVYIDGEDISGLKEKDLALFRRRKIGLVYQFFNLIPNLSVKKNILLPILLDKKTPDQNYFDEIVSVLGLKEKLNSFPSELSGGQQQRVAIARSLIYRPSILLADEPTGNLDRKNSDEIIGLLKLSNKNYKQTIIMITHDERIALEADRIIKIEDGGTL; from the coding sequence ATGCAGATATTAAAAACGGAAAAATTGACAAAGATTTATAACAATCAGGTAAAGGCCTTAAACGGTGTAAATATTTCAATCGAACGCGGAGAATTTGTTGCAGTGATGGGCTCAAGCGGTTCAGGGAAGTCAACTCTTTTGCATATCTTGGGCGGAGTGGATAGGCCGACATCCGGTACGGTCTACATAGATGGGGAAGATATTTCCGGCTTAAAAGAAAAGGACTTGGCTCTTTTTAGAAGAAGGAAGATAGGCCTCGTTTATCAATTCTTTAATTTAATTCCCAACTTATCGGTAAAAAAGAATATCTTATTGCCCATCCTGCTTGATAAAAAAACTCCCGATCAAAATTACTTTGATGAAATTGTGTCGGTATTAGGCTTAAAAGAAAAGCTTAATTCTTTTCCAAGTGAGCTTTCAGGCGGACAACAGCAGAGGGTTGCCATTGCGCGCAGTCTCATCTACCGTCCCTCAATTCTTTTAGCAGACGAACCGACGGGGAACTTGGACAGAAAAAACAGTGATGAAATTATCGGCTTATTAAAATTATCTAATAAAAACTATAAGCAGACAATTATTATGATAACTCATGACGAAAGAATTGCCTTAGAAGCCGATAGAATTATCAAAATAGAAGACGGAGGAACTTTATGA
- a CDS encoding ABC transporter permease, with amino-acid sequence MSIIREYTSNYVKANRKSGVALFLSITAAVVLINAYVFFVYSILMDSFKAIKKINHWDAQTYEIPMDKAGIVEQNQNVKSISLEEPAYCGKLKGNNSDNYIFIRSGDKRFWDEFSPDEFITEGRLPQIPNEIIVNNLFLSQNPNLKIGDTIRMSLGKRMYKDNELLAFDSPISGEEFIEEKEVSFKICGSFLNFPGINQRASMGFYLFNPASLKKDARVSVNIFLTSKLNAYKKLFEITESLGFDRNKDGSYKIFINTPLLDMYGIKDPLRKGRSEMESLILKFLIGLIILTLIFVYLIYNIFEVWAAKRIKQIAMLKSIGADKGHIFHSILLEAVLLSIPPILTGVFAGIGFNVFLFKQINRIANSAMAENTDIFSMPQYEFGILPVILVILFSFITVLIASLIPAARLSKINIIDSLKGNIEKSKKHKRKVFADGAWEKENRKNNFRTFRGTSNAIFISYVLLFTLLTLITVNFIREDHKYYESKDEIKVGYCLVNEDEQFNCSAKNIFYPIQNLKECLSSYYYVSLDSWFICSDENVSAQFKEESWFEQKHQGRYFWKEGKNKKLNAKIYGLDNETFKKVLASIGEDEASYYAEDSYKAILVNRVQKDWRIPYRNSQFIPLLDSNIKEINCSLQKKLKSSTEDEKKNSFKTLFPIIIGKTINDTDLIETKAPLYSVLLILPIEKAERLRNAQIAFDKENAEFFRDGLLYSLFLKTEKESIVPLRKTIENIMKPALRGENMYWQSDIFIEKLSAESSNNFFKAVFFSFLLLVLLAGCINSYSAIMLNLRTRKNEFALFKSVGADSNIITNLFYKEAGGFLIKPLLKAIPFFLAFAAILIIRFDEVFVLNFLLSFNWGFFIFYSFCLSASIISSYYFGKKEIEDGGIISGIDGF; translated from the coding sequence ATGAGCATTATCAGAGAATATACTTCAAATTATGTAAAAGCAAACAGAAAAAGCGGAGTCGCCTTATTTCTTTCTATCACGGCTGCCGTAGTTTTAATAAACGCTTACGTCTTTTTTGTTTACAGTATTCTAATGGATTCTTTTAAGGCAATAAAAAAGATAAACCATTGGGATGCTCAAACCTATGAGATTCCTATGGACAAGGCCGGCATAGTAGAGCAAAACCAAAATGTAAAATCCATAAGCCTTGAAGAGCCGGCTTATTGCGGTAAATTAAAAGGCAACAATTCAGATAATTATATTTTTATCAGAAGCGGAGACAAAAGATTTTGGGATGAGTTTTCACCTGATGAATTTATAACGGAAGGAAGGCTTCCTCAAATCCCGAACGAAATAATTGTAAACAATCTCTTTTTAAGTCAAAATCCGAATCTCAAAATAGGAGACACTATAAGGATGAGTTTGGGTAAAAGAATGTATAAGGACAATGAACTTTTAGCCTTTGATTCTCCCATAAGCGGCGAAGAATTTATCGAAGAAAAGGAAGTCTCTTTTAAAATATGCGGTTCTTTTTTAAACTTTCCCGGTATAAACCAAAGAGCATCAATGGGATTTTATCTTTTTAATCCGGCTTCATTAAAAAAAGATGCAAGAGTTTCTGTGAATATCTTTTTAACTTCAAAATTAAATGCCTATAAAAAATTATTTGAAATTACTGAAAGCTTAGGGTTTGATCGCAACAAGGACGGAAGCTATAAAATTTTTATAAACACTCCGCTTTTGGATATGTACGGAATAAAAGATCCTTTACGCAAGGGACGATCCGAAATGGAAAGTTTAATTTTAAAGTTTTTAATAGGACTCATTATTTTAACCCTTATCTTCGTTTATCTTATCTACAATATTTTTGAAGTATGGGCAGCAAAGAGAATTAAACAAATAGCCATGTTAAAAAGCATAGGAGCCGATAAGGGACACATCTTTCATAGCATTTTATTGGAAGCTGTTCTTTTAAGTATTCCGCCTATCTTGACAGGTGTGTTTGCAGGTATAGGTTTTAATGTTTTTTTATTTAAACAAATTAATAGGATTGCAAATTCGGCTATGGCAGAAAACACCGATATTTTTTCGATGCCTCAATACGAATTCGGCATCTTACCGGTTATTCTTGTTATACTATTTTCTTTTATAACGGTACTCATAGCTTCACTTATACCGGCTGCCAGACTTTCAAAAATAAACATCATCGATTCTTTAAAAGGTAACATCGAAAAATCAAAAAAACATAAACGAAAAGTTTTTGCCGATGGAGCTTGGGAAAAAGAAAACCGTAAAAATAATTTTAGAACCTTTAGAGGTACAAGCAATGCAATTTTTATTTCATACGTTTTACTCTTTACTTTATTGACCTTAATTACCGTAAATTTTATTCGGGAAGATCATAAATATTATGAATCAAAGGATGAGATAAAGGTAGGTTATTGTTTGGTAAATGAAGATGAACAATTCAACTGCTCCGCTAAAAATATTTTTTATCCCATTCAAAACTTGAAAGAATGTTTATCATCTTACTATTATGTATCTTTAGATTCGTGGTTCATCTGTTCCGATGAAAATGTTTCCGCTCAGTTTAAAGAAGAGTCTTGGTTTGAACAAAAACATCAGGGAAGATATTTTTGGAAGGAAGGTAAAAATAAAAAGCTTAATGCAAAGATCTACGGGCTTGATAATGAAACCTTTAAAAAAGTTTTAGCTTCTATAGGAGAAGACGAGGCTTCTTATTATGCGGAAGATTCTTATAAGGCAATTCTTGTAAACCGTGTGCAAAAAGATTGGCGTATTCCATATAGGAATTCTCAATTTATTCCTCTCCTCGATTCAAATATAAAAGAAATAAATTGTTCCCTGCAAAAAAAATTAAAATCCTCTACGGAAGATGAAAAAAAGAATAGCTTCAAAACTCTCTTTCCAATTATTATCGGAAAAACTATAAACGATACCGATTTAATAGAAACAAAGGCTCCTCTATATTCCGTCCTTTTAATCTTGCCGATTGAAAAGGCTGAAAGGCTCCGCAATGCACAAATTGCTTTTGATAAGGAAAATGCAGAATTCTTCCGTGACGGACTTTTATATTCTCTCTTTTTAAAAACGGAAAAAGAAAGCATCGTTCCTTTACGGAAAACTATCGAGAATATAATGAAGCCGGCTCTCCGTGGAGAAAATATGTATTGGCAGTCAGACATATTTATCGAAAAACTTTCAGCCGAAAGCAGCAACAATTTTTTTAAAGCGGTTTTCTTTTCATTCCTATTATTGGTTCTTCTTGCAGGCTGCATAAACAGTTACTCTGCAATTATGCTTAATTTAAGAACGAGAAAAAATGAGTTTGCGCTTTTTAAATCCGTCGGCGCCGATTCAAACATAATCACAAATCTTTTTTATAAAGAGGCTGGCGGCTTTTTGATCAAGCCACTCCTAAAGGCAATCCCCTTCTTTTTGGCTTTTGCTGCAATTTTGATTATAAGATTTGATGAGGTCTTTGTTTTAAACTTTTTGCTTTCATTTAATTGGGGCTTTTTTATCTTCTACAGCTTCTGCTTAAGTGCCTCGATTATCAGCTCCTACTATTTCGGCAAAAAAGAAATAGAAGACGGAGGAATAATAAGCGGGATAGACGGATTTTAG
- a CDS encoding HAMP domain-containing sensor histidine kinase translates to MKKFYTKTGVCFLLIILLCVNSFIIFIYKINEINFYLSLAQIIGAADNFDKSDNPDKSIEKMLLSSLKNKNRSQEEKGKDILKKHGYIKDFFIFKNKVYDLVLLCSLASITTAALFLVYNRHKNKQLNKRIASILSAAEKIQEGDYKFYKEKEDEFSLLEDSIYKSLIILRETRLAALTDKEEYKENLENIAHQLKIPITSINLMLELLEDNATDNNILESEAFQKIKKQISRLENLTEVLLKLARLDSGSIEMKKEVFLLEECLIHSMESIEDDLKIKGLLPKLNLNGIKISGDFYWLSEAFLNIVKNFSDFYPKVKNISISAKENAVYTQVSFENDGPKIPASDLKNIFRRFYKSNTNEGKGFGIGLAMSQTILKKHNAEIRAENTKSGTAFIVKFYKESTTIHTNKPSVKSNFR, encoded by the coding sequence ATGAAAAAATTTTATACCAAGACCGGAGTTTGTTTTTTACTCATAATTCTACTCTGTGTAAATTCTTTTATAATCTTTATTTACAAGATAAACGAAATCAATTTTTATTTAAGTTTAGCACAGATAATCGGAGCAGCCGATAATTTTGATAAATCTGATAATCCGGATAAGTCTATTGAAAAAATGTTACTTTCAAGCTTAAAAAATAAAAATAGAAGTCAAGAAGAAAAAGGAAAAGATATTTTAAAAAAGCACGGATACATAAAAGATTTTTTTATTTTTAAAAACAAGGTTTATGATCTTGTTTTGCTTTGCAGTCTGGCTTCAATAACAACGGCAGCATTATTTTTAGTTTACAATCGGCATAAGAATAAACAATTAAATAAAAGAATAGCTTCAATTCTTTCAGCGGCAGAAAAAATCCAAGAAGGAGATTATAAATTCTATAAAGAAAAAGAAGATGAGTTTTCTTTATTGGAGGATTCAATATATAAGAGCCTTATTATTTTGCGAGAAACCCGTTTAGCTGCCTTAACCGACAAAGAAGAATATAAAGAAAATCTTGAAAACATAGCTCATCAACTTAAAATACCTATTACTTCGATAAATTTAATGCTCGAACTTTTAGAAGATAATGCGACCGATAATAATATTTTAGAGAGTGAAGCTTTTCAAAAAATAAAAAAACAAATTAGCCGTCTGGAAAATTTAACGGAGGTGCTTTTAAAACTTGCCCGCCTTGATTCGGGAAGCATTGAGATGAAAAAGGAAGTATTTTTACTTGAAGAATGTTTAATCCATTCTATGGAAAGTATTGAAGATGATTTAAAAATAAAAGGGCTTTTACCCAAGCTGAACTTAAACGGAATTAAAATATCGGGAGACTTTTACTGGCTTTCCGAAGCCTTTTTAAACATAGTAAAAAACTTTTCCGACTTTTATCCTAAAGTAAAAAATATTTCTATCTCTGCAAAAGAAAACGCAGTTTACACTCAGGTCTCTTTTGAAAATGACGGACCTAAAATACCGGCTTCCGATTTAAAAAATATCTTCCGCCGTTTTTATAAAAGCAACACAAATGAGGGCAAGGGCTTCGGCATAGGCCTTGCGATGAGCCAAACTATCTTAAAAAAACACAATGCCGAAATCCGAGCCGAAAACACAAAATCGGGTACAGCTTTTATTGTGAAATTTTATAAAGAATCAACAACCATCCACACCAATAAGCCATCTGTAAAAAGCAATTTTCGATAG
- a CDS encoding CPBP family intramembrane glutamic endopeptidase encodes MKDKEQVFYGILITITIFLVSTFLGSKLQLNNDFFIPSFATHSLMLLFSLTAIFSLKNHVGYKIEIPQFKTIWRPILIGLLATIFINTIMTIITVAKTSVENIEVHPFMKHSSALQLFVFVFIYASISEELLFRGFLLNMLKPLKAKGIKIFKQHISVSVFISAVIFGLGHLVLITTGVSGNFVLRTVIFTTMLGIVAGYYQEKYDNNAYAIIVHMAGNSLSVLGVFLTSINS; translated from the coding sequence GTGAAAGACAAAGAACAAGTGTTTTATGGAATTTTAATTACCATAACAATATTTTTAGTATCTACATTTTTGGGAAGTAAGTTGCAATTAAATAATGATTTTTTTATTCCTTCTTTTGCTACGCACTCCCTTATGCTGTTATTTTCACTAACTGCAATTTTCAGTTTGAAAAATCATGTAGGGTACAAAATTGAAATTCCACAATTCAAAACAATATGGAGACCTATATTGATAGGGCTTTTGGCAACAATATTCATTAATACTATTATGACAATTATTACGGTTGCAAAAACATCTGTAGAAAATATTGAGGTACATCCATTTATGAAACATTCATCAGCATTGCAGCTTTTTGTTTTTGTATTTATCTATGCAAGTATTTCAGAAGAATTGTTGTTTCGTGGCTTTTTATTGAACATGCTAAAACCATTAAAAGCAAAAGGGATAAAAATATTCAAACAGCATATCAGTGTTTCTGTGTTTATTAGTGCTGTTATATTTGGGCTGGGACATTTAGTTCTAATAACAACAGGTGTAAGCGGGAATTTTGTACTTCGAACAGTTATTTTTACAACTATGCTTGGAATTGTTGCCGGCTATTACCAAGAAAAATATGACAATAATGCATATGCAATTATTGTTCACATGGCAGGTAATTCATTAAGTGTTCTTGGTGTATTCTTAACAAGTATTAATTCTTAA